The genomic interval ATTCGCCATTTTTTAAATGGGGTTGATTACCCACAACGCCGGGGCCGCGCACCTCTTCAATATTGCCATTTCCATCTGTGATGTTCCAGTAGCGATTTTTAAGTTGAACCGCATCTTCACCTTCATTGGTAATAGTGAGATGATAGGCAAAAAAGAAAATTGGCCTGGATGGGTCAGAACGCTCGGGAATATAGTTGGA from Candidatus Neomarinimicrobiota bacterium carries:
- the apaG gene encoding Co2+/Mg2+ efflux protein ApaG, which codes for SNYIPERSDPSRPIFFFAYHLTITNEGEDAVQLKNRYWNITDGNGNIEEVRGPGVVGNQPHLKNGESFEYTSFCPLPTEFGVMHGHFEMVCKNGKKFNAKISPFRLSIPFSVN